Proteins encoded within one genomic window of Bdellovibrionota bacterium:
- a CDS encoding efflux RND transporter permease subunit, with translation MNLADLSIKRPVFITSVIILMLVAGVLFLKRMPVDLFPDVTFPVVVVNVPYRGAGPAEIETLIAKPLEDEISTISGIKRLNAIAQEGVGTVVTEFNLDVDIKYAEDQIRTAVTRAKRNLPDDIDEPIIRRVDPADQPILIVSLTAKGLSEEKLFDLADQVIKPQLEQVNQVGQIQIFGGREREIQVQLDRKKLQQYEISATQVSERIKASGENVPLGKTYDSQSEMVYRAMGQFLKIEELKDIVLNFVGNDVPVTVKDLGVVKDTLEDETTRAYINGEKSLFIQAFKQSGSNTIAVVDNLTKKINAINLQIGKDFNGATLATVRDGAKPVRDNVYDVTETILIGILLAVIVVFFFLGSGRSTLITSLALPNSLIGAFILMYFAGFSINIMSLLALTLAVGLLIDDAIVVRENIFRHLEMGKTPIKAALEGTGEVRLAVIATTLAVIAVFGPVGFLQGVVGQFFKEFGLTVCFAMIISLFDALTIAPMLSAYLASKSEHDNSNPGFIKRNLLMPFDRFQTWLENVYEKVIKWVIVHPLKTLSMSLGIFIISIVAASFVTKTFLPPQDSGEFMVSLSLPPGTSIEKMTEVSQKVDEVIRSNREIAVSALMVGNADGEASNSTTYVRLIPYKERRGTSTSDVKARIREQLKEYAYATPAVKDYDAVGGGLRPFNVNITGTDQKKLEEIALKVLEKVKKSGKVSDPDINFRPGKPEFQVKFDQAKLQQLGISTLMAGGEMRTLVDGATPAKFRETDREYDIRVRLQDDQRDLKAFFDETYIPNINGKLVPLNRLAEPIETVGPSKVTRQNRIRYVQINGDVAPGAGFGDIIAEVTKMLTVDEDTKLPDGMGFVFVGQAENFQELGVNMMIALSLGVLFIYFVLASLYESFITPFTIMLALPLAISGSFFALLLMNESLNIFSWIGIIMLLGVSTKNSILLVDYTNQLVQKGVDRSQALIEAGRVRLRPILMTTIALVAGMIPLAIGLNEASKQRTSMGIAAIGGLISSTLLTLVVVPAAYTYLERFRVWSLATVKKIVAPADPNAKLDLKHTKVSNGSDKSHDHTI, from the coding sequence ATGAATCTCGCAGACCTTTCTATAAAAAGACCCGTATTTATTACAAGCGTTATAATCCTCATGCTGGTTGCCGGAGTTTTATTTCTAAAACGCATGCCGGTGGATTTATTCCCAGATGTGACCTTCCCTGTTGTGGTGGTGAACGTACCTTATCGTGGCGCAGGCCCCGCAGAGATTGAGACTCTCATTGCAAAGCCGTTAGAAGATGAGATCAGTACAATTTCAGGCATTAAGCGTCTGAATGCCATTGCTCAAGAAGGTGTTGGTACCGTTGTTACGGAATTCAATTTGGACGTCGACATCAAGTACGCGGAAGATCAGATTAGAACTGCAGTGACTCGAGCAAAAAGAAATCTCCCCGATGATATCGATGAACCCATCATTAGACGCGTGGATCCTGCCGATCAACCGATTCTGATCGTGTCTCTCACGGCTAAAGGTTTATCTGAAGAAAAACTTTTCGATCTTGCCGATCAAGTGATTAAGCCTCAATTGGAACAAGTGAACCAAGTGGGCCAGATTCAGATCTTTGGTGGCAGAGAAAGAGAAATTCAAGTTCAGTTAGATCGTAAAAAATTACAGCAGTATGAGATTTCGGCGACGCAAGTTTCCGAAAGAATAAAAGCTTCAGGAGAAAACGTCCCTCTGGGAAAAACTTATGACTCCCAAAGTGAGATGGTTTATAGAGCCATGGGGCAGTTCTTAAAAATCGAAGAATTAAAAGATATTGTTTTAAATTTTGTGGGCAATGACGTACCTGTAACTGTAAAAGATCTTGGAGTAGTCAAAGATACACTCGAAGATGAAACAACCAGAGCTTACATCAATGGTGAAAAATCATTATTTATTCAAGCTTTTAAACAATCGGGCTCCAATACAATTGCAGTAGTTGATAACCTCACCAAAAAAATCAATGCCATCAATTTACAAATTGGAAAAGACTTTAACGGGGCGACCTTAGCGACAGTGAGAGATGGGGCCAAGCCTGTACGCGATAACGTCTACGACGTAACCGAAACTATTTTGATTGGAATTTTACTTGCCGTAATCGTTGTGTTCTTCTTCTTAGGAAGCGGAAGATCGACTTTGATCACTTCACTGGCGTTGCCGAACTCATTGATTGGCGCGTTCATTCTGATGTATTTTGCAGGATTTTCCATCAACATTATGAGCCTCTTAGCTTTAACGTTGGCCGTAGGTCTTTTGATCGATGATGCCATCGTTGTGCGTGAAAATATTTTTAGACATTTAGAGATGGGGAAAACTCCAATCAAAGCAGCCTTGGAAGGAACCGGGGAAGTGAGACTTGCGGTTATCGCAACAACTCTTGCCGTGATCGCAGTGTTTGGTCCCGTTGGATTTTTACAAGGCGTGGTTGGTCAGTTCTTTAAAGAATTCGGACTCACCGTCTGTTTTGCGATGATCATTTCTTTGTTTGACGCTCTTACGATTGCACCGATGCTTTCTGCATACCTTGCTAGTAAAAGTGAGCATGACAACTCTAACCCTGGATTTATCAAAAGAAATTTATTAATGCCTTTTGATAGATTCCAAACTTGGCTCGAGAACGTATACGAAAAGGTAATCAAATGGGTCATTGTCCATCCGCTTAAAACTTTAAGTATGAGTTTAGGGATTTTCATAATCAGTATTGTGGCAGCAAGTTTTGTAACCAAAACATTCTTACCACCGCAAGACTCAGGTGAATTCATGGTGAGCTTGTCTTTACCTCCAGGAACCAGTATCGAAAAGATGACGGAAGTTAGTCAAAAGGTCGATGAGGTCATTAGAAGTAACAGAGAGATTGCTGTCTCTGCCCTTATGGTGGGTAATGCCGATGGTGAAGCTTCGAACTCCACAACTTATGTCAGACTTATTCCATACAAAGAAAGAAGAGGCACAAGCACGAGTGATGTGAAGGCAAGAATTAGAGAACAACTGAAAGAGTATGCTTACGCCACTCCAGCCGTGAAAGATTACGATGCTGTGGGCGGAGGGCTACGACCTTTCAATGTGAACATCACGGGAACAGATCAAAAGAAACTCGAAGAAATTGCTCTAAAGGTTTTAGAAAAAGTTAAGAAAAGTGGAAAAGTTTCAGATCCAGATATTAACTTCCGACCAGGCAAACCAGAATTCCAAGTGAAGTTTGATCAGGCGAAACTTCAACAACTGGGAATTTCAACTCTGATGGCTGGCGGTGAAATGAGAACACTTGTGGATGGAGCAACTCCGGCAAAATTCAGAGAGACGGATCGTGAATATGATATCCGTGTCAGATTGCAAGATGATCAAAGAGATTTAAAAGCCTTCTTTGATGAAACCTACATTCCGAACATCAACGGAAAATTAGTTCCTCTCAATAGATTAGCAGAGCCCATTGAAACTGTTGGTCCTTCTAAAGTGACTCGACAAAATAGAATTCGCTATGTGCAAATCAATGGTGACGTTGCTCCCGGCGCAGGTTTTGGCGATATCATCGCAGAAGTGACAAAGATGTTAACTGTGGACGAGGATACAAAGTTGCCAGATGGAATGGGCTTCGTGTTTGTTGGTCAAGCAGAGAACTTCCAAGAGCTGGGCGTGAACATGATGATCGCATTGAGCTTAGGCGTGCTCTTCATTTACTTTGTGCTAGCAAGTTTATATGAATCGTTCATTACGCCATTTACGATCATGCTGGCCTTACCACTTGCGATTTCAGGATCATTCTTTGCGTTGTTACTCATGAATGAATCCTTAAATATCTTCTCGTGGATCGGGATCATCATGCTCCTCGGAGTCTCGACCAAGAACTCCATCTTGCTGGTCGATTATACGAACCAGCTCGTGCAAAAAGGTGTAGATAGATCACAAGCCTTGATCGAAGCTGGTCGCGTAAGATTAAGACCGATCTTGATGACGACGATTGCCCTCGTTGCCGGTATGATTCCGCTAGCAATTGGATTGAACGAAGCTTCTAAACAAAGAACAAGTATGGGAATCGCAGCCATCGGTGGATTGATCAGCTCGACATTGCTCACGTTAGTGGTTGTACCGGCTGCTTACACTTACTTAGAGAGATTTAGAGTTTGGTCACTCGCTACGGTGAAGAAAATTGTGGCGCCTGCAGATCCAAATGCAAAATTGGATTTAAAGCACACCAAAGTTTCTAATGGTTCTGATAAGAGTCATGATCATACGATTTAA
- a CDS encoding TolC family protein: MRINKLIKIQLMMLGFASVSFAQQKINLDTYLEQVKKNNPAFKATQDASEGAKLRATEGTLLILPQLEVVAQKSVDQTEGTNPSASGTKSTNEAYSVSLLQNTPIGLKGKLSYSQNYYLIENAALSYPAPYDDGFYRTGPSIELTQSLWKNFFGSEVRAQRTQINAAAQAAQYMERAKNLGVIIEAQNTYHNLYFTKKTVAAFKESMGVAEKLRGWSKKRLDQGLGESSDYYQTKAAYELRELEYLNALDAEKAAARAFNSLKGENSETVTELLDAPTLPVFNKKNFSEQTWSDEVRAASKQAEAAKATSLLGKERNRPTLDLYGKYAWTGLDVDKDEAKDESMADNHPVYSVGVKFVMPLAFGKSSDVIEGYKLEAQAADLAFRRKAQEQERDYNNLIAKIENANLRLKLVSTLEESQRIKSQTERKRHDRGRTTFFQVLQFEQDYLTAQLTKIKTEAELNTLLTQLQQYRGE, encoded by the coding sequence ATGAGAATAAATAAACTCATAAAAATTCAACTGATGATGTTAGGTTTTGCGTCAGTTAGCTTCGCACAGCAAAAAATTAATTTAGACACTTACCTAGAGCAGGTAAAGAAAAATAACCCGGCTTTCAAAGCTACGCAGGATGCGAGTGAAGGCGCAAAATTGAGAGCTACGGAAGGAACTCTTCTGATCCTGCCGCAACTTGAAGTGGTAGCTCAAAAATCGGTAGACCAAACAGAAGGAACAAATCCCAGTGCTTCCGGAACCAAAAGTACCAACGAAGCCTACTCTGTGAGCTTACTACAAAATACACCTATTGGTTTGAAGGGGAAACTTTCTTACAGCCAAAATTATTATCTTATAGAAAATGCAGCCCTCAGTTATCCCGCTCCCTATGATGATGGCTTCTACAGGACTGGCCCTTCGATTGAATTGACTCAATCCCTATGGAAAAATTTTTTTGGGAGCGAGGTACGCGCGCAAAGAACGCAGATCAACGCTGCCGCTCAAGCCGCACAATATATGGAGAGAGCAAAAAATTTAGGTGTTATTATTGAAGCCCAAAATACCTACCACAATCTTTACTTCACCAAAAAAACAGTGGCCGCCTTTAAAGAAAGTATGGGAGTCGCAGAGAAACTCAGAGGCTGGTCTAAAAAAAGATTGGACCAGGGTTTAGGCGAGTCAAGTGACTACTACCAAACAAAAGCGGCTTATGAATTGAGAGAGTTAGAATATCTCAACGCTCTAGATGCAGAAAAAGCAGCAGCTCGTGCCTTTAATTCTTTGAAAGGCGAAAATTCAGAAACCGTGACCGAATTGCTGGATGCGCCAACATTGCCTGTATTCAATAAAAAAAATTTCTCCGAACAAACGTGGTCTGACGAAGTGAGAGCGGCAAGCAAACAAGCCGAGGCTGCCAAAGCAACAAGCTTACTCGGCAAAGAAAGAAATCGTCCTACTCTTGATCTCTACGGTAAATACGCTTGGACCGGCCTTGATGTAGATAAAGATGAAGCTAAAGATGAGTCTATGGCCGACAACCATCCGGTTTATTCTGTGGGCGTAAAATTTGTAATGCCTTTGGCTTTTGGAAAATCTAGTGACGTCATCGAAGGTTACAAATTGGAAGCACAAGCTGCAGATCTTGCCTTTAGAAGAAAAGCTCAAGAACAAGAGCGAGATTATAATAACCTGATAGCAAAGATTGAAAATGCAAATTTGAGATTGAAACTGGTTTCCACTCTTGAAGAATCACAGAGAATAAAATCTCAAACTGAAAGAAAAAGACACGATAGAGGAAGAACAACATTTTTCCAAGTTCTCCAGTTTGAACAAGATTACTTAACAGCGCAATTAACAAAAATTAAAACAGAAGCCGAATTGAATACGCTTCTTACACAGCTACAACAGTACAGAGGGGAATAA
- a CDS encoding TetR family transcriptional regulator, whose protein sequence is MAQDNTKGCLIRAAQALFAKLGFTGTSVKQIADDAGVNVSLVSYHFGGKEGLYKACLETEVSDMTDFFDKYIASFSSKEEYKLKLKMFVEGVVAKHLEHGDVGCIIRRDIEMDPIDPHVLEVFKKTIVPMFERLIVFITKGQKAGYLRSDLAANQVCVLFMGGIQHAIRTDNMRKKLFGVSLKDEKEKQSLIHTAIEIFFNGLDNRATEKTSAVTKESNI, encoded by the coding sequence ATGGCACAAGACAATACCAAAGGCTGCCTGATCAGAGCAGCCCAAGCTCTCTTCGCCAAACTAGGATTTACCGGGACCAGCGTAAAGCAAATCGCAGATGATGCTGGGGTTAACGTCAGCCTAGTAAGTTATCACTTTGGCGGCAAAGAAGGCTTATACAAAGCCTGCCTCGAGACAGAAGTCAGCGACATGACAGACTTCTTTGATAAGTACATTGCAAGCTTCTCTTCTAAAGAAGAATACAAACTGAAGCTAAAAATGTTTGTTGAAGGTGTAGTTGCAAAACATCTCGAGCATGGAGACGTTGGCTGCATCATCCGTCGCGATATCGAAATGGACCCTATTGATCCGCACGTATTGGAGGTATTTAAAAAGACCATCGTGCCTATGTTTGAAAGATTAATTGTCTTTATCACCAAAGGACAAAAAGCCGGCTACCTAAGATCTGATTTAGCAGCAAACCAAGTTTGCGTTCTGTTTATGGGTGGCATCCAACATGCGATCAGAACAGACAATATGCGTAAGAAACTATTCGGCGTTTCTCTGAAAGACGAAAAAGAAAAACAATCCCTCATCCACACTGCAATAGAAATATTTTTTAACGGTTTAGACAACAGAGCGACAGAAAAAACTTCTGCGGTAACGAAAGAGAGCAATATATGA
- a CDS encoding pirin family protein codes for MYYLRKANDRGHIDHGWLDTYHTFSFGDYYDPKHMGFRALRVINEDTVAGGIGFPMHGHKDMEIVTYVTEGALQHEDTLGTFSVIEPGELQRMSAGTGIKHSEMNADEKKPVHLLQIWLMTEKEGIPPSYDQVSFKKKAEKEKFFLIGSKVGAEDAVSIHQDVKIYRGQYSLGEGMSFDIPKNRHAWIQVVKGDVRVNDQDLSRGDGLGISDMTKLEIKSLKDSEFLLFDLP; via the coding sequence ATGTATTACTTAAGAAAAGCAAACGACAGAGGTCACATTGATCATGGATGGTTAGACACTTATCATACGTTCTCATTTGGTGACTACTATGATCCTAAGCATATGGGTTTTAGGGCTCTGAGAGTTATCAATGAAGATACGGTGGCAGGTGGAATTGGATTTCCTATGCACGGGCACAAAGATATGGAAATCGTAACCTATGTCACCGAAGGAGCTCTTCAGCATGAAGATACGTTAGGAACATTTTCCGTGATTGAGCCTGGCGAACTTCAAAGAATGAGCGCAGGCACTGGTATTAAGCATTCGGAAATGAATGCGGATGAAAAGAAGCCTGTTCATCTTTTGCAAATTTGGTTAATGACCGAGAAGGAAGGAATTCCTCCAAGTTATGATCAAGTGAGTTTTAAAAAGAAAGCAGAGAAAGAAAAATTCTTTTTGATTGGGTCTAAAGTAGGAGCTGAGGATGCAGTGAGTATCCACCAAGATGTAAAGATCTATCGCGGTCAATACAGTCTGGGTGAGGGAATGAGTTTTGATATTCCCAAGAATCGCCATGCCTGGATCCAAGTAGTAAAAGGTGATGTGAGAGTGAATGATCAAGATCTCTCACGAGGAGATGGTTTGGGAATTAGTGATATGACTAAACTTGAAATAAAATCCTTAAAAGATTCTGAATTCCTACTCTTTGATTTGCCTTAA
- a CDS encoding LysR family transcriptional regulator yields MSDLNEVLAFTKVVEFKSYSRAAEHLGVPKSNLSRKIASLEERLSIRLLQRTTRTLSLTEAGHIYYEECKKALDKIGDAESIVSSLQAIPQGLLRVTMSVEIGYFFVRYLLPKFLQQYPKIKLETILTNDRVDLIKDNVDLALRIGSSEDSTYIAKRFGVVRVGLFASKEYLEINGTPKSPQDLAKHNCILFSHRQLWNTWSLTNKSQIADVNVDGKYIANNFTAIREGVINGLGIGFMPELVFFEECQSEKGREEIIHILPEWNAPERDLSLVYPSRKFTTPKMKAFMDFIETHKNHFN; encoded by the coding sequence ATGAGTGATTTAAACGAGGTTCTCGCGTTTACCAAAGTTGTAGAGTTCAAAAGCTACTCTAGAGCAGCTGAACACCTCGGCGTTCCAAAATCTAATCTCTCTAGAAAGATTGCTTCACTAGAAGAAAGACTTTCTATTCGACTTCTGCAAAGAACCACCAGAACGCTTTCACTCACCGAAGCTGGCCATATCTATTACGAAGAATGCAAAAAAGCTTTAGATAAAATTGGCGATGCTGAATCTATTGTGAGCAGCCTTCAAGCCATTCCGCAAGGGCTTTTGCGTGTGACTATGTCTGTGGAAATTGGGTATTTCTTTGTGCGATACTTACTTCCTAAATTCTTGCAACAATACCCTAAAATTAAACTTGAAACCATACTTACAAATGATCGCGTAGATCTCATCAAAGACAATGTAGATTTGGCTCTAAGAATTGGATCCAGCGAAGACTCTACTTACATTGCTAAGAGATTCGGAGTTGTACGTGTAGGCCTTTTTGCTTCAAAAGAATATCTAGAAATAAACGGCACACCAAAATCTCCGCAAGACCTTGCAAAACACAACTGCATTCTCTTTAGCCATAGACAACTATGGAACACTTGGTCCCTCACAAACAAATCTCAAATCGCCGACGTGAATGTGGATGGAAAATATATAGCTAATAATTTTACGGCCATTAGAGAAGGCGTCATCAACGGATTGGGAATTGGCTTTATGCCTGAGCTGGTATTTTTTGAAGAATGCCAGAGCGAAAAAGGCCGAGAAGAAATCATTCACATTCTACCAGAGTGGAATGCACCCGAAAGAGATCTTTCTCTAGTATATCCTTCAAGAAAATTCACAACACCAAAAATGAAAGCCTTCATGGATTTCATAGAAACCCACAAAAACCACTTCAATTAA
- a CDS encoding TIGR02466 family protein, translating to MTKKLFPTLIYESKLPSSVSLNKQLLKEIEYYQQTDDAGRSWSKENYRGGYTSYSSITNLHQLSPTFEELEKHLNRHVKKFVKELDFDLNGRKLKMTTCWINVMPQNTYHPLHIHPLCTLSGTYYVKVPNKTSSLKIEDTKMAYLMSSPPRKKDDYYYHFKPKAGDLIMFESWVRHEVPPNPAKENRISISFNYEWI from the coding sequence ATGACGAAAAAATTATTTCCAACTTTAATTTATGAGTCCAAACTCCCATCGTCGGTGAGCTTGAATAAGCAGCTTTTAAAAGAGATCGAATATTATCAGCAAACGGATGACGCGGGCAGATCTTGGTCTAAGGAAAATTACAGAGGTGGCTATACTTCGTACAGCTCCATCACAAATTTGCATCAACTCTCACCAACATTTGAAGAGTTAGAAAAACATTTGAACAGGCATGTGAAAAAATTCGTTAAAGAATTGGATTTTGATCTTAACGGCAGAAAGCTTAAGATGACTACGTGTTGGATCAACGTGATGCCACAAAACACCTATCATCCTCTACACATTCACCCACTTTGTACATTGAGTGGGACTTATTATGTGAAGGTCCCAAATAAAACGAGCAGTCTAAAAATTGAAGATACGAAGATGGCTTACTTAATGTCTTCTCCGCCGAGGAAAAAAGATGATTACTATTATCATTTTAAACCTAAGGCGGGAGACCTCATTATGTTTGAGAGTTGGGTGAGGCACGAAGTTCCACCGAATCCGGCAAAAGAAAATAGAATCAGCATCAGTTTCAATTACGAATGGATATAA
- a CDS encoding TatD family hydrolase → MLIFLIALLLNNAHAEKINPIGTDTHMHVQGPKPEFGDMDYGAGRALFAVESSGLNRAIIISNGYYSAITEKEAQTENTYIAVETKKNPKRLVGACSINPKTSWAAQELKRCKNSGLKVLKLHLVASGIDLKNKKDIESLQNILKLAEEEKFTVLVHGNYPFETRDTEIAIFIKTINDFSKVKFIIAHAMGKDFEHLIKINNPNVLFEISAIVVQRIKSDRKQEFVNTIRKIGIDKFLFGSDWPVIHPSETIYALKQFPFSEEELKKITITNASQLNYLFQ, encoded by the coding sequence ATGCTGATTTTTCTAATTGCCTTATTATTAAATAATGCCCATGCTGAAAAAATAAATCCTATCGGCACTGACACTCATATGCACGTGCAAGGACCGAAGCCGGAATTTGGAGATATGGATTATGGCGCGGGAAGAGCGCTGTTTGCGGTTGAGAGTTCAGGCTTAAATAGAGCAATCATTATCTCCAATGGATATTATTCGGCGATCACCGAAAAAGAAGCTCAAACAGAAAATACTTACATCGCGGTAGAGACGAAGAAGAATCCCAAAAGATTGGTAGGTGCTTGTTCAATTAATCCTAAGACTAGCTGGGCTGCGCAAGAATTAAAAAGATGTAAGAATTCTGGTTTGAAAGTTTTAAAACTTCATTTGGTAGCTTCGGGAATTGATTTAAAAAATAAAAAAGACATAGAATCTTTGCAAAATATTTTAAAATTAGCAGAAGAGGAGAAATTTACGGTATTAGTTCATGGTAACTATCCTTTCGAAACGCGTGATACAGAAATCGCGATTTTTATCAAAACGATAAATGATTTTTCTAAAGTTAAATTTATTATTGCTCACGCCATGGGAAAAGATTTTGAGCATTTAATAAAAATTAATAATCCAAATGTGCTTTTTGAAATTTCTGCTATCGTTGTGCAAAGAATAAAAAGTGACAGGAAGCAAGAGTTTGTAAACACAATTAGGAAAATAGGTATTGATAAATTTTTGTTCGGTTCTGACTGGCCTGTCATACATCCTTCTGAAACCATTTATGCTTTAAAGCAATTTCCTTTTTCTGAGGAAGAATTGAAAAAAATTACGATCACAAATGCTTCTCAACTAAATTATCTATTTCAATAG
- a CDS encoding type II toxin-antitoxin system HicA family toxin, whose protein sequence is MPLSGKELVWLLLKNGWQFSRINGSHHILKKDGIAISIPVHGSKALGKGIEQKILKQAGLKK, encoded by the coding sequence GTGCCTTTATCAGGAAAAGAGCTTGTTTGGTTATTATTAAAAAATGGATGGCAATTTAGCCGAATTAATGGAAGTCATCATATTTTAAAAAAAGATGGAATTGCGATATCGATTCCAGTTCATGGAAGTAAGGCATTAGGCAAAGGCATAGAACAAAAAATTTTAAAGCAAGCAGGATTAAAAAAATGA
- a CDS encoding type II toxin-antitoxin system HicB family antitoxin — protein sequence MMYYYAKITKQSDKKYLVEFPEVEGCFTEGDSLKEALFSAKEALDGVLAVRCDYNLDIQPSKSYKKKNYYPIEVDLKIAFAISLRSMRMKKGLSQSAIAKKLGISQQAYAKLESPTSNPSLETIKRISIAFDAKLDLKLVS from the coding sequence ATGATGTATTATTATGCGAAGATTACAAAGCAGTCTGATAAAAAATATTTGGTGGAGTTTCCAGAGGTAGAAGGTTGTTTTACGGAAGGTGATTCTTTAAAAGAGGCTTTATTTTCGGCTAAAGAGGCTTTAGACGGAGTGTTGGCTGTTCGTTGCGATTATAATTTGGATATACAGCCTTCAAAGTCGTATAAGAAAAAAAACTACTACCCCATTGAAGTGGACTTGAAAATTGCCTTCGCAATTTCTTTAAGATCAATGAGAATGAAAAAGGGGTTGAGTCAATCGGCTATTGCTAAAAAATTAGGAATTTCCCAGCAAGCCTATGCAAAACTTGAGAGCCCCACGAGCAATCCTTCCTTAGAAACTATCAAAAGAATTTCTATAGCCTTTGACGCCAAACTGGATTTAAAACTTGTTTCCTAA
- the murI gene encoding glutamate racemase: MKIGIFDSGIGGMTVLKELIKAFPNAQYVYVGDTANVPYGTKTPEKIRSLCREVTGHFKHRGLDMLVVACNTASSLALNIFKNELNTIPVFGVVEPGVQAVVYSFNHLEYSQDRRILILGTKATVNSQIYSREVRKHIQFNEISEQACPLAVPMIEEGWVNHPILLETLKEYVKNYIDDKVPGVALLACTHYPWAQSVFEKALPGWTIVNSAKVIADYIKDENLTFKNEKQGFEIEWIFTDPKSVTEVALNDFKDSLGIIIQL; the protein is encoded by the coding sequence ATGAAGATCGGCATTTTTGATTCTGGAATCGGTGGCATGACAGTTTTGAAAGAACTGATCAAAGCATTCCCCAATGCTCAGTATGTTTACGTTGGCGATACGGCCAATGTCCCCTATGGAACCAAGACTCCTGAAAAAATCAGATCTCTCTGCCGAGAAGTCACCGGACATTTCAAGCATCGCGGACTTGATATGCTCGTGGTTGCCTGCAACACGGCTTCGTCACTTGCTTTGAATATTTTCAAGAACGAACTCAATACCATTCCCGTTTTTGGAGTCGTGGAACCTGGTGTACAGGCTGTAGTTTATTCTTTTAATCATCTAGAATATTCTCAAGATAGAAGGATCTTAATTTTAGGAACTAAGGCTACGGTGAACAGTCAGATTTATTCTCGAGAAGTCAGAAAACATATTCAGTTCAATGAAATCTCTGAGCAAGCATGTCCGCTCGCGGTACCCATGATCGAAGAAGGATGGGTCAATCACCCCATCTTACTCGAGACACTTAAAGAGTACGTAAAGAATTATATAGACGACAAAGTACCGGGCGTCGCTCTCTTAGCATGCACGCACTATCCTTGGGCACAAAGTGTATTTGAAAAGGCACTTCCTGGTTGGACAATTGTCAATTCCGCAAAAGTCATTGCAGATTATATCAAAGACGAAAATCTCACTTTCAAAAATGAAAAACAAGGATTCGAAATAGAATGGATTTTCACCGATCCAAAATCCGTCACCGAAGTCGCCCTAAACGATTTCAAAGATTCCCTCGGAATCATCATTCAACTTTAG
- a CDS encoding STM3941 family protein: protein MINDVYIQENLKHKIFGFLINLFLIFGLLCIPESDMIPKMPGWYDQLDLYLTIVLSIPLIWQTYMLFKKTGLKLNSQGIEENMSQMNVQKFSWNEIVSVKFMKIFFLKYILIYITDPASYLKKQKFYRRIPMLSNYKKLGTPIKIPIHAIDKTPQEIANIISEYTNSLMAQRQDKT from the coding sequence ATGATTAATGATGTGTACATACAGGAAAACCTCAAGCATAAAATTTTTGGATTCTTAATAAATCTATTTTTAATTTTTGGCCTTCTCTGTATCCCAGAGTCCGATATGATTCCCAAAATGCCCGGCTGGTACGATCAACTGGACTTGTATCTAACGATTGTGCTGAGTATTCCATTAATTTGGCAGACGTATATGCTCTTTAAAAAAACAGGCTTAAAACTGAACTCTCAAGGTATTGAAGAAAATATGAGCCAGATGAACGTGCAAAAATTCTCCTGGAATGAAATCGTCTCTGTAAAGTTCATGAAAATATTTTTTCTAAAGTACATTTTAATTTATATCACCGACCCTGCTTCGTATTTAAAAAAACAAAAATTTTATAGAAGAATTCCGATGCTTTCGAATTACAAAAAACTAGGAACTCCAATTAAAATTCCAATTCACGCCATCGACAAAACTCCACAAGAAATTGCTAATATCATTTCGGAATACACCAACTCTCTAATGGCTCAGCGTCAGGATAAAACATGA